In a genomic window of Methylovirgula sp. 4M-Z18:
- a CDS encoding heavy metal translocating P-type ATPase, whose translation MNETVLRRFLLIVAAVGLATGLIVPYTGLNAVRPAPVWTIATLPAVIALAISILRDLWIGRLGVDAIALVSMSAALALGQPLAAVVVAIMYSGGTVLEDFARGRAEHDLTLLSDKSPRDAHRLSGGATETIPADQICVGDELLVQAGELLPVDGILIDALASIDESAVTGEPLPEKRVRGDVLRSGTTNAGEAFRMRASAVASQSTYAAIVRMVAAAQTAKAPFIRMADRFAVIMLPATLIFSAIAWYFSGDPVRALAVLVVATPCPLILAAPVAFIGGISRSAQIGVLMKGSAALEALAKVRTVIFDKTGTLTHGGTELIYTDVAPDVDQNEVIRLLASLEQASHHVLAETIVVHARRMGLTLFRPDDVREHRGSGLEGIVDGIAILAGSQKLVLANNPLPKWAKERVDHDDGQALLRVFVALDSKLAALFTFGDTLRPDALDTLNDLRSAGLSRRLMLTGDDDAAASHVAKALGIDSFFANATPTTKVAVVKAEQLLAPTMMVGDGINDAPALATATVGVAVGVRGATASSQAADIVLLSNRLQPLADAVLIAQRTRSIAWQSIVVGLTLSGVAMIAAAFGMIAPVGGAILQEFIDVAVILNALRTLREGDRANRPVAIDNDQTLFEA comes from the coding sequence ATGAACGAGACCGTGCTGCGAAGATTCCTCCTCATTGTAGCAGCGGTCGGTCTCGCCACGGGGCTGATCGTTCCCTATACTGGGCTGAACGCCGTACGGCCCGCTCCCGTGTGGACCATTGCCACGTTGCCGGCGGTCATCGCCCTAGCGATATCTATTCTACGTGACCTGTGGATCGGCCGACTCGGCGTCGATGCGATCGCATTGGTGTCAATGTCGGCTGCGCTTGCGCTCGGCCAGCCGCTCGCAGCGGTGGTCGTGGCCATCATGTATTCGGGGGGCACCGTTCTCGAGGATTTCGCGCGCGGCCGCGCCGAGCATGATTTGACCTTGCTAAGCGACAAATCGCCGCGCGATGCGCACCGCCTTTCAGGCGGAGCGACCGAAACTATCCCCGCCGACCAAATTTGTGTAGGCGACGAATTGCTGGTGCAAGCTGGCGAGCTATTGCCCGTGGACGGCATCCTTATCGACGCTCTAGCCAGCATCGACGAGTCCGCGGTAACCGGCGAGCCGCTTCCGGAAAAACGCGTTCGTGGTGACGTACTTCGCAGTGGCACGACTAACGCAGGCGAAGCGTTCCGCATGCGCGCATCGGCGGTCGCAAGCCAAAGCACGTATGCTGCCATCGTTCGAATGGTTGCGGCTGCCCAAACGGCGAAAGCACCCTTCATTCGCATGGCCGACCGGTTCGCCGTCATAATGCTACCGGCGACACTGATCTTCTCGGCCATTGCCTGGTATTTTTCTGGTGATCCAGTCCGAGCCCTCGCGGTGCTGGTGGTCGCCACGCCCTGCCCTCTCATCCTTGCTGCCCCAGTTGCTTTCATCGGCGGCATCTCGCGCTCGGCGCAAATCGGTGTGCTGATGAAAGGAAGCGCGGCGTTGGAGGCACTGGCCAAAGTGCGAACGGTGATATTCGACAAGACGGGGACGCTGACGCACGGTGGTACAGAACTCATCTATACCGACGTCGCACCAGACGTGGATCAAAACGAAGTGATACGACTGTTAGCTTCGCTCGAACAAGCATCGCATCACGTACTAGCGGAAACGATTGTCGTGCATGCCCGTAGGATGGGACTAACGCTTTTCCGCCCTGATGACGTTAGGGAGCACCGCGGCTCGGGGCTGGAAGGAATCGTCGACGGGATCGCCATACTCGCTGGCTCGCAAAAGCTCGTTCTTGCAAACAACCCGCTGCCCAAATGGGCAAAGGAACGCGTCGATCACGACGATGGACAGGCATTGCTAAGGGTCTTCGTGGCACTAGACAGTAAGCTGGCTGCGCTGTTCACCTTTGGCGACACATTGCGCCCGGACGCGCTCGACACGCTGAACGACCTTCGCTCGGCGGGATTGTCTCGACGTCTGATGCTCACGGGCGATGACGACGCGGCCGCGTCGCACGTTGCCAAGGCTCTAGGCATCGACTCATTCTTTGCCAATGCTACCCCCACCACCAAGGTCGCGGTCGTGAAGGCAGAACAACTTCTCGCTCCAACGATGATGGTTGGCGACGGAATCAACGATGCACCGGCGCTGGCAACCGCAACCGTCGGTGTCGCAGTGGGTGTGCGCGGCGCGACGGCATCAAGCCAGGCGGCCGACATCGTTCTCTTGTCAAACCGTCTTCAGCCCTTGGCAGACGCCGTTCTGATTGCGCAGCGGACACGGTCAATCGCGTGGCAGAGCATCGTCGTGGGACTCACACTTTCCGGGGTGGCGATGATCGCAGCAGCATTCGGCATGATTGCTCCGGTTGGTGGAGCGATACTGCAGGAGTTCATCGATGTCGCCGTCATCTTGAATGCGCTTCGCACGCTGCGTGAGGGTGATCGCGCTAACCGCCCCGTTGCCATTGACAACGATCAAACACTTTTCGAGGCATAA
- the nadC gene encoding carboxylating nicotinate-nucleotide diphosphorylase has product MPFYPLPTIMIEPVVRNALLEDLGRAGDLTTDALAPADLVFSAALIARQPGVLAGIDVAALAWRLLEERMEISRQCDDGARLEPGQTIALIHGPARALLSGERTALNFLCRLSGIASATASIVAAVAGHKARIVCTRKTTPGLRALEKYAVRAGGGSNHRFGLDDAVLIKDNHIAMVGGVRTAIERVRAGVGHLVKIEVEVDTLEQLEEALSVGADAVLLDNMSLDQLRQAVRMVAGRAITEASGRVTPETAPEIAASGVDLMSIGWITHSAPTLDIGLDCWGGAV; this is encoded by the coding sequence ATGCCATTTTATCCCCTGCCCACCATTATGATCGAGCCCGTCGTGCGAAACGCCCTGCTCGAAGACCTCGGCCGTGCCGGCGATCTGACCACCGACGCATTGGCACCCGCCGATCTTGTCTTCAGTGCCGCACTGATAGCGCGCCAGCCCGGCGTCCTGGCGGGCATTGACGTCGCGGCGCTGGCCTGGCGGCTCCTCGAGGAGCGGATGGAGATCAGCCGCCAATGCGATGACGGCGCCCGCCTGGAGCCGGGGCAGACGATTGCGCTCATTCATGGCCCGGCGCGCGCGCTTCTCTCGGGTGAGCGGACGGCGCTGAACTTTCTGTGCCGGCTGAGCGGCATCGCCTCAGCGACCGCGTCCATTGTCGCGGCGGTTGCGGGACACAAAGCGCGCATCGTCTGCACCCGCAAGACGACACCCGGTTTGCGGGCGCTGGAAAAATATGCGGTGCGGGCAGGGGGCGGCAGCAATCATCGGTTCGGTCTCGATGATGCCGTGCTGATCAAGGACAATCACATCGCGATGGTGGGCGGCGTTCGCACCGCGATCGAGCGGGTGCGGGCCGGCGTTGGCCATCTCGTCAAGATCGAGGTGGAGGTCGACACTCTGGAACAATTGGAGGAGGCGTTGAGTGTTGGTGCCGATGCCGTGCTGCTCGACAACATGTCGTTGGACCAATTGCGCCAAGCCGTCCGCATGGTTGCCGGCCGCGCGATCACCGAAGCTTCAGGCCGGGTGACGCCAGAGACAGCTCCTGAAATCGCGGCCTCGGGGGTCGATCTGATGTCAATCGGATGGATCACCCACAGCGCGCCGACGCTGGACATCGGATTGGATTGTTGGGGCGGCGCGGTCTGA
- a CDS encoding DUF302 domain-containing protein — MSKAIETSFDEAAARVTEALKVGVDYAPYMILGACNPHLAWRALQVEDKIDTMPPCNVVVREERPGPIEVTAIDPVASMSAIGDPKLAKIADGVRHLLTEVIQQL; from the coding sequence ATGAGCAAGGCCATTGAGACCTCATTTGACGAGGCGGCAGCCCGTGTTACCGAGGCCCTTAAGGTGGGTGTCGATTACGCGCCCTACATGATCCTCGGCGCATGCAATCCGCATCTGGCGTGGCGCGCTCTCCAAGTTGAAGACAAGATCGACACGATGCCGCCTTGCAATGTCGTCGTCAGAGAGGAAAGGCCTGGCCCAATAGAAGTTACCGCGATCGATCCCGTCGCATCCATGTCAGCGATTGGCGATCCAAAACTTGCCAAAATCGCCGACGGCGTTCGGCACCTTCTCACCGAAGTCATCCAGCAGCTTTAG
- the nadA gene encoding quinolinate synthase NadA — protein MNESAAALYDRVRTVIPPAEWPVFETDIEAILALKRTRNAVILAHNYQTPEIFHCVADIVGDSLALAREATRVEAQTIVLAGVRFMAETAKLLNPQKTVLIPDLAAGCSLADSITPADVRLLRQRYPGVPVIAYVNTSADVKAEVDICCTSGNARKVVESFGASRVIMLPDEYLAKNVAAETNVEIIAWKGHCEVHERFTPADIAELREAYPDVVVLAHPECPPEVVAAADFSGSTAAMSDYVGAQRAGRIVLLTECSMSDNIAAQRPDLDFVRPCNLCPHMKRITLRNIRRALERNEHVVEVDPAVADQARRAVERMLAL, from the coding sequence ATGAACGAATCCGCTGCCGCCCTTTACGATCGCGTCCGTACCGTGATCCCGCCCGCCGAATGGCCGGTGTTCGAAACGGATATCGAGGCCATTCTGGCGTTGAAGCGCACGCGCAACGCGGTCATCCTCGCGCACAATTATCAGACCCCGGAAATCTTTCACTGCGTCGCCGACATTGTCGGCGACAGCCTTGCACTGGCCCGCGAGGCGACCAGGGTCGAGGCGCAGACGATCGTCCTCGCCGGTGTGCGGTTCATGGCCGAGACCGCCAAATTGCTCAATCCGCAAAAGACGGTGCTCATTCCCGATCTCGCGGCCGGCTGTTCGCTCGCCGATTCCATCACGCCCGCCGATGTCCGCCTGCTGCGCCAGCGCTATCCCGGCGTTCCGGTCATCGCCTACGTCAATACCTCGGCGGATGTGAAGGCCGAAGTCGACATCTGCTGCACGTCGGGCAATGCGCGCAAGGTCGTGGAATCGTTCGGCGCATCGCGCGTGATCATGCTGCCGGACGAATATCTCGCTAAGAACGTCGCCGCCGAGACGAATGTCGAGATCATCGCCTGGAAAGGCCATTGCGAGGTGCACGAGCGCTTCACGCCCGCCGATATCGCCGAATTGCGCGAGGCCTATCCCGACGTCGTGGTGCTGGCCCATCCGGAATGCCCGCCGGAGGTTGTCGCGGCGGCGGATTTTTCCGGTTCCACGGCGGCCATGTCCGATTATGTCGGAGCGCAACGGGCTGGCCGGATCGTCCTGCTGACCGAATGTTCGATGAGCGACAACATTGCCGCCCAGCGGCCGGACCTCGATTTTGTCCGGCCGTGCAATCTGTGCCCGCATATGAAACGGATCACGTTGCGCAACATCCGCCGCGCGCTGGAGAGGAACGAGCACGTGGTGGAGGTCGATCCGGCGGTGGCCGATCAAGCGCGCCGCGCCGTCGAGAGGATGCTAGCCCTATGA
- the adhP gene encoding alcohol dehydrogenase AdhP, whose product MAKTMKAAVVHEFGKPLRIEEVPVPTPGYGEVLVKIVASGVCHTDLHAAAGDWPVKPTVPFIPGHEGAGIVAAVGPGVVALKEGDAVGTAWLHDACGRCEFCGTGWETLCEHQHMSGYTVNGSFAEYAIGAADYVARLPKDGDFAELAPILCAGVTTYKGIKETEARPGEWLAISGIGGLGHIAIQYAKAMGLHVVALDVTEEKLELARRLGAEVAINARSQDAAAQVIKETNGGAHGVLVTAVSVPAFTQALGMVRRKGTIALSALPPGDFPTPIFDVVLKRITIRGSIVGTRQDLAEAVQFAAEGKVKAHIHKAKLEDINTIFDNLDRGRVDGRMVMTF is encoded by the coding sequence ATGGCGAAGACAATGAAAGCTGCGGTGGTTCACGAATTCGGCAAGCCTCTTCGAATCGAAGAAGTGCCAGTCCCAACACCGGGGTATGGCGAAGTGCTCGTAAAGATCGTCGCCTCCGGCGTCTGCCATACGGACCTTCACGCGGCTGCAGGTGATTGGCCGGTAAAGCCGACGGTGCCGTTCATACCCGGGCACGAAGGCGCGGGCATCGTCGCAGCCGTCGGCCCCGGCGTCGTCGCGCTGAAGGAGGGCGACGCAGTCGGTACGGCCTGGCTTCATGACGCCTGCGGCCGCTGTGAGTTCTGCGGGACGGGATGGGAGACGCTCTGCGAGCACCAACACATGAGCGGTTATACGGTCAACGGCAGCTTCGCCGAATATGCGATCGGCGCTGCCGACTATGTCGCTCGTCTGCCCAAGGATGGGGACTTCGCCGAGCTGGCGCCCATCCTCTGTGCGGGGGTCACAACTTACAAAGGTATTAAGGAAACCGAGGCACGACCGGGTGAGTGGCTCGCCATCTCCGGCATTGGCGGCCTCGGCCATATCGCCATCCAATACGCCAAGGCGATGGGGCTGCATGTCGTGGCCCTTGATGTGACTGAGGAAAAGCTGGAACTTGCGCGTCGGCTCGGCGCCGAAGTCGCCATCAACGCCAGGTCCCAAGATGCGGCGGCGCAGGTGATCAAGGAAACCAACGGGGGCGCGCATGGGGTGCTCGTAACGGCGGTGTCCGTGCCCGCTTTTACACAGGCGCTCGGCATGGTACGCCGTAAGGGCACCATCGCCCTCAGCGCGCTGCCGCCGGGCGATTTTCCGACACCTATCTTTGACGTCGTGCTGAAGCGTATCACCATCCGCGGATCCATCGTTGGCACGCGCCAAGACCTCGCCGAAGCGGTGCAGTTCGCTGCCGAGGGCAAAGTCAAGGCCCATATCCACAAGGCAAAGCTCGAAGACATCAACACGATCTTCGACAACCTCGACAGGGGTCGGGTCGATGGCCGCATGGTCATGACCTTCTGA
- a CDS encoding L-aspartate oxidase produces the protein MTRDLLKLAGQPVIIGAGIAGLMTALRLAPQPVILLSKGRLGAESSSVWAQGGLAASMGTDDSPSLHLDDTLAAGDGLCDREAAARITAAAPAAIEALCRLGVRFDRMPDGALALGLEAAHGRRRIVHAAGDGTGREIVRALAAAARATPSITVLEGFEARRLLVEDGVLRGVLVAGPRGGATLPTNRVVIATGGIGGLFTQTTNPDGSFGQGLALAARAGAQLADLEFIQFHPTALAGPHRPAPLISEAVRGEGALLVDETGDRFLAGEPGAELASRDIVARGVWRRLSAGHATFLDARVKPGAHFAEHFPVITAACRAAGIDPATQLIPIQPAVHYHMGGIAVDASGRSSVPGLWACGEAAATGLHGANRLASNSLLEAVVCAGWVAQSVAGADAGRSVRPREIGLPCASDPSSLRAILSRGLGVLRDGRGLEEMIRMLLPIAHSRGPAADPALTGLIMAVAAWRRQESRGAHWRTDFPMRDAIPRRSVLCLDEALSTARDLSPIDQPLIA, from the coding sequence ATGACCCGCGATCTTTTGAAGCTGGCCGGTCAGCCGGTGATCATTGGCGCCGGCATCGCAGGCCTGATGACCGCTCTGCGGCTGGCGCCTCAGCCGGTGATCTTGCTGTCGAAGGGACGGCTCGGCGCGGAGTCTTCGAGTGTTTGGGCCCAGGGCGGCCTGGCGGCGAGCATGGGGACGGATGACAGCCCGTCGCTGCATCTCGACGACACGCTGGCCGCCGGCGATGGTCTTTGCGACCGTGAGGCGGCCGCGCGGATTACCGCGGCGGCGCCGGCGGCCATCGAAGCCCTATGCCGTCTCGGCGTTCGTTTCGATCGCATGCCGGATGGCGCGCTGGCGCTGGGGCTGGAGGCGGCGCACGGCCGCCGGCGGATCGTCCATGCGGCTGGCGACGGCACGGGACGGGAGATCGTGCGCGCGCTCGCGGCCGCGGCGCGCGCCACGCCGTCGATCACTGTGCTTGAAGGGTTCGAGGCGAGGCGCTTGCTCGTGGAGGATGGCGTGCTGCGCGGCGTGCTGGTCGCCGGTCCGCGCGGCGGCGCAACGCTTCCGACCAACCGCGTTGTCATCGCGACCGGCGGCATCGGCGGCCTGTTCACGCAGACCACCAATCCCGATGGCAGCTTCGGTCAGGGATTGGCGCTGGCCGCCCGCGCCGGGGCGCAGCTGGCGGACCTCGAGTTCATTCAGTTCCACCCGACCGCACTGGCCGGGCCGCATCGTCCGGCGCCGCTCATCAGCGAGGCGGTGCGTGGGGAAGGGGCGTTGCTGGTCGATGAGACCGGCGACCGGTTCCTCGCCGGCGAGCCTGGGGCCGAACTCGCCTCCCGCGATATTGTCGCGCGCGGCGTGTGGCGGCGCCTCAGCGCGGGGCACGCGACCTTTTTGGATGCGCGCGTCAAGCCCGGTGCGCATTTCGCCGAGCACTTCCCGGTCATCACCGCGGCCTGCCGGGCGGCCGGGATCGATCCGGCCACCCAATTGATCCCGATCCAGCCGGCGGTTCACTACCACATGGGCGGCATCGCCGTGGACGCATCAGGACGCAGTAGCGTGCCGGGACTGTGGGCTTGCGGCGAGGCGGCCGCAACAGGGCTCCACGGCGCCAATCGGCTCGCCAGCAATTCGCTGCTGGAAGCCGTCGTATGTGCGGGATGGGTCGCGCAGAGCGTGGCCGGCGCAGATGCGGGGCGGTCGGTGCGGCCACGTGAGATCGGGCTCCCTTGCGCGTCCGATCCGTCCAGCCTTCGCGCCATTCTCTCGCGCGGGCTCGGTGTTCTGCGGGACGGACGCGGCTTGGAGGAGATGATCCGCATGCTGCTCCCGATTGCGCACAGCCGCGGGCCGGCCGCTGATCCGGCGCTCACCGGCCTGATAATGGCCGTTGCCGCCTGGCGCCGGCAGGAAAGCCGCGGCGCCCATTGGCGGACCGATTTTCCCATGCGTGACGCCATTCCCAGACGGTCCGTGCTGTGCCTTGACGAGGCATTGTCAACCGCACGCGACCTTTCTCCGATTGACCAGCCCCTCATCGCCTGA
- a CDS encoding aldo/keto reductase — MKTYELGRSGLKVAPWAFGGNVFGWTADQNTSFQLLDQFVDRGFNLIDTADIYSRWIPGHTGGESETIIGTWLSQRAGRRAKVVIATKVGMEMADGKGLSRAHIRRAVDASLARLKTDYIDLYQSHEDDPATPLEETLETYRELIGAGKVRAIGASNYSAPRLAAALELAREKGLPRYETIQPLYNLYSRSEFEGPLAELADKEGLGVIPYYGLAAGFLTGKYRTQADVGTSARAYRVKDMINDRGLRILDALAQVGKDVNATSAQVALAWLRAKKCIPIASATSLEQADELAHFVDVILDDEAVHRLDEASSVP, encoded by the coding sequence ATGAAAACATATGAACTCGGTCGATCTGGGCTCAAGGTTGCCCCTTGGGCATTTGGTGGCAATGTATTTGGGTGGACAGCCGACCAAAACACGAGCTTTCAACTCCTGGATCAGTTCGTCGACCGAGGCTTTAATCTCATCGACACGGCGGACATCTATTCGCGCTGGATTCCCGGCCACACCGGCGGCGAGTCGGAAACAATCATCGGAACGTGGCTGTCCCAGCGGGCCGGGCGCCGCGCGAAGGTTGTGATTGCGACGAAAGTGGGCATGGAGATGGCCGATGGCAAAGGGCTTTCCCGTGCCCATATACGGCGAGCGGTAGATGCCTCTTTGGCGCGATTAAAGACCGATTATATTGATCTTTACCAATCCCATGAGGATGATCCCGCAACGCCGCTCGAGGAGACGCTGGAGACTTATCGCGAGCTCATCGGTGCGGGCAAAGTGCGTGCGATCGGCGCGTCCAACTATTCCGCGCCTCGGCTTGCCGCAGCGCTCGAACTCGCGCGCGAGAAGGGCTTACCGCGTTACGAAACCATACAGCCTTTGTACAATCTCTATTCGCGGAGCGAATTCGAAGGGCCATTGGCGGAATTGGCCGACAAGGAGGGATTGGGTGTAATCCCCTATTATGGCCTCGCCGCGGGTTTTCTGACCGGTAAATATCGAACGCAAGCGGACGTTGGAACGAGCGCCCGCGCGTATCGCGTCAAAGATATGATCAACGACCGTGGATTGCGCATTCTCGACGCGCTGGCGCAAGTGGGCAAAGATGTGAACGCCACATCCGCGCAGGTTGCGCTTGCCTGGCTCAGGGCGAAGAAATGTATTCCGATCGCCAGCGCGACGAGCTTGGAGCAGGCGGATGAACTCGCGCATTTCGTTGACGTTATCCTCGATGACGAGGCGGTTCACCGTTTGGACGAAGCGAGCAGCGTTCCTTAA
- a CDS encoding NUDIX hydrolase yields MLTKTDLSVDLVAVLAAVTAGEPRVMTIGDGSALPSGDFGQGDRSLQSGLRTWVERQTGHPLGYIEQLYTFADRDRDGAGLGNRVISISYLGLTREAGAAREVGTRGDSEAGWRNWYEYFPWEDRRAGPPPFFESALMSPLRTWVGAAGNAAQRRGREERVAVTFGLDGAPWNEELILQRYELMYEAGLVSEAMRAGSGKGAATIPGRAMAGDHRRILATAIARLRAKIKYRPVVFELMPPTFTLLDLQRAVEALAGRLVHKPNFRRLIEQQELIEETGQTAAEKLGRPAKLYRFRREVLAERAVAGTKPPLTRA; encoded by the coding sequence ATGCTGACGAAAACCGACCTCTCGGTTGATCTGGTTGCGGTTCTCGCGGCCGTCACCGCTGGCGAACCGCGCGTCATGACGATTGGCGATGGTTCGGCGCTGCCGTCCGGCGATTTTGGCCAGGGCGACCGTTCGTTGCAATCTGGACTGCGAACCTGGGTCGAGCGGCAAACCGGCCATCCGCTGGGCTACATCGAGCAGCTTTATACGTTTGCCGATCGCGATCGGGACGGCGCGGGCCTCGGAAACCGGGTCATTTCGATCAGCTATCTGGGTCTCACCCGCGAGGCCGGCGCGGCCCGCGAGGTCGGTACGAGGGGGGATAGCGAGGCTGGATGGCGCAACTGGTACGAGTATTTTCCCTGGGAGGATCGCCGCGCCGGCCCTCCGCCCTTTTTTGAAAGCGCCTTGATGTCCCCGCTGCGCACCTGGGTCGGCGCGGCCGGCAATGCCGCTCAGCGACGCGGGCGCGAGGAGCGCGTCGCGGTCACCTTCGGCCTCGATGGCGCGCCCTGGAACGAGGAATTGATCCTGCAACGCTATGAGTTGATGTACGAGGCCGGCCTTGTTTCTGAGGCCATGCGTGCCGGCTCGGGCAAGGGCGCCGCAACGATTCCCGGCCGGGCGATGGCTGGCGATCACCGCCGCATTCTGGCGACCGCCATTGCGCGGCTGCGGGCCAAAATCAAATACCGGCCCGTGGTGTTCGAGCTGATGCCGCCGACGTTCACGCTGCTCGATCTGCAGCGCGCGGTGGAAGCGCTGGCGGGGCGCCTGGTGCACAAGCCGAATTTCCGCCGGCTGATCGAACAACAGGAACTCATCGAGGAGACCGGCCAGACCGCGGCGGAGAAGCTGGGGCGTCCGGCTAAGCTCTATCGGTTCCGCCGTGAGGTGCTGGCCGAGCGCGCCGTCGCCGGCACGAAACCACCACTCACCCGCGCCTGA
- the hpnA gene encoding hopanoid-associated sugar epimerase: protein MTLAVVTGAYGFIGSAVTRRLVQEGFNVRTLARASTARRNLAEIDCETILGDLRDPEAVTRLMRGAEILFHVAADYRLWAPNPNEIRQNNLTTTQNVMNAALAAGVERVVYTSSVAALKPPDTPIPSDETASIREADAVGAYKQSKVAAQDLVERMVREQGLQAVIVNPTAPLGPGDIRPTPTGRVVVEAASGRMPAFVDTGLNLVHVDDVAAGHLAAFRQGRIGERYILGGENISLAQMLADIASLVGRRAPRLSLSPGMVMPVAFAAEAIARITGREPFVSLDALRMSRYKMYYSSTKAENELGYHARPYHEALVEAVAWFRSVGYLR from the coding sequence ATGACGCTAGCGGTGGTGACGGGTGCTTACGGATTTATCGGCTCGGCGGTGACCCGGCGGCTCGTGCAAGAAGGTTTCAACGTGCGTACCCTTGCGCGAGCCTCGACGGCACGGCGCAATCTCGCGGAGATCGATTGCGAGACGATCCTCGGCGATCTGCGCGACCCCGAGGCGGTCACCCGACTCATGCGTGGGGCCGAAATCCTCTTTCACGTCGCCGCCGACTATCGCCTCTGGGCACCGAATCCGAACGAGATTCGGCAAAATAATTTGACGACCACCCAGAACGTCATGAACGCAGCCCTGGCCGCAGGCGTCGAACGGGTTGTCTACACATCCAGCGTTGCCGCGCTCAAACCGCCGGATACACCCATCCCCAGCGATGAAACGGCCTCCATTCGGGAAGCCGACGCCGTTGGGGCGTACAAACAAAGCAAAGTCGCCGCGCAGGACCTGGTTGAACGGATGGTGCGCGAACAGGGCCTTCAGGCTGTCATCGTCAATCCTACGGCGCCGCTCGGCCCCGGCGATATTCGTCCAACGCCGACCGGCCGCGTGGTGGTCGAAGCGGCATCCGGGCGCATGCCCGCTTTTGTCGACACCGGGCTCAATCTCGTCCATGTCGATGACGTCGCGGCGGGACACCTGGCCGCGTTCCGGCAAGGCCGGATTGGCGAACGCTATATTTTGGGTGGGGAGAATATTTCGCTCGCGCAGATGCTTGCCGATATTGCGTCGCTGGTCGGTAGGCGGGCGCCCCGTTTGAGCTTGTCGCCGGGTATGGTGATGCCTGTCGCCTTTGCCGCCGAGGCGATCGCCCGCATCACCGGCCGCGAGCCATTTGTCAGTCTCGACGCATTACGCATGTCGCGCTACAAAATGTACTATTCATCGACCAAAGCCGAAAACGAACTTGGCTATCACGCGCGTCCTTATCATGAAGCCCTGGTCGAAGCGGTCGCATGGTTTCGATCCGTGGGATATCTGCGATGA
- a CDS encoding glycosyltransferase, with the protein MVSIRGISAMMMLALLSAAIWAYLILARGGFWRAAERDEPDVAASPSAWPAVVAVVPARNEADVIGRAVTSLLVQDYAGPFRVVIVDDDSADATAQEATAAAAQLSKSDRLTILRGSPLPNGWTGKLWALHQGLIAADETAPTYYWLSDADITYKPDTLRMMVARAAQGDLAAVSLMARLRCVSFAEKMLIPAFIFFFQMLYPFRWVNQAGSRTAAAAGGCVLVNRKVLTELGGIAAIRGALIDDCTLAALLKGQGRKIWLGLTHRADSIRIYDHFDDIRRMVARSAYAQLRYSSAILLATLIGMALVYVVPPAIALFGSAPANYIALATWAGMALVFIPTLQYYNVSWLWGPFLPVIAVCYMAFTLDSALQYAAGRGGQWKGRVQASRDM; encoded by the coding sequence ATGGTTTCGATCCGTGGGATATCTGCGATGATGATGCTGGCGCTTCTCAGTGCTGCCATCTGGGCCTATCTGATTCTGGCGCGTGGCGGCTTTTGGCGCGCCGCAGAGCGTGATGAGCCCGATGTTGCCGCTTCTCCCAGCGCGTGGCCAGCCGTCGTGGCTGTTGTTCCGGCGCGAAATGAAGCCGATGTCATCGGCCGTGCGGTCACGTCATTGCTGGTGCAGGATTACGCCGGCCCTTTCCGTGTCGTGATCGTTGACGACGACAGCGCCGATGCAACGGCGCAGGAAGCAACGGCTGCCGCTGCGCAACTCTCGAAGAGCGATCGCCTCACGATCTTGCGCGGTTCTCCTTTGCCGAACGGTTGGACCGGCAAATTATGGGCCCTTCATCAGGGACTCATCGCCGCGGATGAAACGGCACCGACCTATTATTGGCTGAGTGATGCCGACATCACGTACAAGCCCGACACGTTGCGCATGATGGTGGCGCGCGCGGCACAAGGCGATCTCGCTGCCGTATCGCTGATGGCACGGCTCCGTTGCGTGAGCTTCGCCGAAAAAATGCTTATCCCCGCCTTCATCTTTTTCTTCCAGATGCTCTACCCTTTCCGTTGGGTCAATCAGGCCGGTTCGCGCACCGCTGCGGCAGCCGGCGGATGCGTTCTTGTGAACCGGAAAGTTTTGACGGAGCTTGGTGGGATCGCGGCGATCCGTGGCGCCCTGATTGATGACTGCACGCTTGCCGCGCTGCTCAAGGGCCAGGGCCGGAAGATCTGGCTCGGCCTCACGCACCGCGCCGACAGTATTCGAATCTACGATCATTTCGACGACATCCGGCGCATGGTGGCGCGCTCGGCCTATGCGCAGCTTCGCTATTCGTCTGCCATATTGTTGGCGACATTGATCGGCATGGCTCTTGTTTATGTGGTGCCACCTGCCATTGCCTTGTTTGGTTCTGCGCCGGCCAATTATATTGCGCTCGCAACATGGGCCGGCATGGCGCTTGTTTTCATACCAACGCTCCAATATTATAATGTTTCATGGCTTTGGGGCCCTTTTCTGCCCGTCATCGCCGTCTGCTACATGGCCTTTACGCTCGATTCCGCACTTCAATATGCGGCGGGTCGAGGCGGCCAATGGAAAGGGCGCGTGCAGGCGTCGAGGGACATGTGA